The sequence CTCCGTCGATTGCCCGACGACCAAACCGACCCGTCGTCACCCCGCCAAACACTCCATCGTCGACCCTCCGTCAAACCCAACCAGCCCGCCTCCATGAACGACCACCCAACTCCTCCATCGCCTACCACTGTCCAAACGCCATGACCCGCGTCGACCACCACCTCCTCACGTCGCCACCAACCTCCTCAGCGTCGTCACCCCCACCAAACACTCCGTCGTCGACCACTGCCCAAACTGCGTCGCCCAACCACCCCCCGTCGCCAACTGCCCAAACGACCTCTCCAACTGCTGCTTCAAATACACAGAGGTCGCGCCGGAAAAATATAGCAACGACCAGCTCCTGGACACTGTCCAAACACCGCCATAACCATCTCCTTCCTCCTCCTTGAATCCGCCATTGTTGCCGTTGCGAGCTCCACAGTCGTCGACCAAACAAGCCGTCAGTGAGGTCGAGTCGAggtcgagttccagtccaaagcCCAAAAAGCTgagtcgagttccagtccaaagtccaaagttgagtcgaggtccggttcgtcgagtttgttccggggttttcgttgttgttccttgttcggtgaagtccggttcgagttccgtagaaagcactgtttgtcgttctaggattgtcgaggttcgaaggttggtgttcttcgtcctttgcttcatttcattcattttgcatATTATTGTTCAAGGCAATAAATGAAAATATTCTATATTTATAAATGTCAACgatgcaatttttgttgttgtgttaagaATGGTATTTttatgtttagttactgcatgcttaaagtaaatatGAGCATACGAacgaggttattctattttttcatttttaccatgaatattattacctgttagaatcgtttTGTTCGTTTAATCTTGGATGGCTTCACTAGTAGGAAATCGTAGTTGTTTTAAGTTTGcccttaaatagtaaaaatgagacgagccttgcaaaaaataaaaaaaaaataaaaaaaaaaataaaaagaaaaaatgcacaagccgtggggccctctaaatgcatatatcgaatacttagattccgggacgggccgtttagcaagtttcacggccctacccaaaaataataatgcgctagttgctttaggcgcgcctttaataatgttatctccctaaactcgggtgcacatttatgtgacccaaatccaaatctcaacggagtcgaaatatgtctctagtcacgggcgcattgattgtggcgcggcccgagatgcatttccatgacgttgcaaattcttaaaaaaaataagaatgagatgagcctcgccgaataaaaatacagattgcggggccctcagtaaatacttgtttaaaattacttagaattcaggagggttgtttagcgaatttcacggcctccgcaaaataataacgctatagtctctttaggcgcacctttaataatctaattttcttaaactcgggtgtgcatttcatgcgacccaaatccaaatcctaaaacatcaaataaaatatgtttcggattgtgggtgcatttcatgtgacacagtccaaagatatattttaagcgatgttcacattcttgtaaaaacaataataataaagcggttaaaagataaatttgcacataagttcatagtgtattaaaaatcagataaataagccaaatataacagttgagcgaccgtgctagaaccacggaactcgggaatgcctaacaccttctcccgggttaacagaattccttatctagatttctggtacgcggactgtaatatagagtcattattttcctcgattcgggattaaaattggtgacttgggacaccctaaatctcccaagtggcgactctgaaataaacaaatgaatcccgtttcgattgtcctttaattggaaaaaactccccttgcgccccctcgggcgcggaaaaaggaggtgtgacagcaggTATGTTTGATTCGACATTGCAGAGAGTTATGGTGTTACTATGTTATCTACAATATTACTATAATTacctacaattaaactacaaagCTCACATAGTACTGAAAAGGATAAAGCAATGTTGTTTTCAAAATTATCTACATAGAAACTACATTTATGAATTTATTGTTTGCAGGTTCGTCTGGATCCCTAAACCTACTTGAATTTCCATCCTCACCAGCTATAGAGGAAtatcaaagtgaaataataactgaaTCTACGCAAACATATATTGAAGAAGGACAAGTTTATCAGGACAAGCAAACAGTAGCTGCTGCAATGAAGAATTATTCAGTGATGCACAAGTTCCAGTTCAGAGTAAAAAGATCTAGTCATAGAAGGTATGTAGTTATTTGTGGATAATATATCAGCAAAATCAGTGTATGATTGAAGATAGGTGGGTTttataaattgtagataaattgtagtcagtttgtagttaattgtagtttttCATAAATTTGTGTAAATATTGTATTTCTTTTGTAGCTACTGGCTTATATGTGTTGCTGAAAGCTGTAAATGGCATTTCAAGGAAACGTCAATTAATGATTCGGCAATGTTCAAGATAAGAAGTTTCAGCCGTCAACACACATGTTGCCTAATGGACGAAACATTCATACAGCAAAAACGTACTGCAGCAGTACTTGGTAGCATGGTCGTTCCAAAGTATTGTGATCCTAAGACTATTTACACACCAAAGGACATACAAACTGACATGTTATCCGAACATGGACTGAACCTAAGCTACATGCAAGcatggagagcaaaggaaaaagCTTTACAGTTTTTGAGAGGGAATCCGTGTGACTCCTACAACaaattacccaaatatttttatattcttgagaagaattatccttgtTCTGTTGTTAAATTGAAGAAGGCAGCAGATGATTGCTTCTTATACGCATTTGTTGCTCTTTGTACATCAATAAATGGTTGGCAACATTGTAGGCCGGTAGTAGTGGTTGATGGGACATTCTTAAAGTCAGCCTACATGGGGATTATGCTGACAGCAAGCACCATGGATGCAGCAGGTAAATAATGGAATAATTTTGTACTTATTTTGTAGACAGTCTTTAAAATGCAGTTAAATTGTAGTTatgttgtagttattttgtagttaTATAAAAGAATGTAGTTAACTTgtctatattctcaatatatattGTAGTTGTTATTTAATCATATTTTATGTCTTAAAAATGTAGGTACTATTTTTCCCTTGGCATATGCTGTGGTTGATTCTGAAAACGACGCATCTTGGAAgtggttctttgagcaattcaaggaGGCATATGGTGAAAGACCTTCAATGTATGTTGTTTCAAATAGGCATGAGAGTATACTAAATGCAACATCAGTTGTCTATCCGGGCATGGCACACTACTCTTGC is a genomic window of Nicotiana tabacum cultivar K326 chromosome 16, ASM71507v2, whole genome shotgun sequence containing:
- the LOC142170398 gene encoding uncharacterized protein LOC142170398: MLKSSGTWDNYGIFRDFEVDAIVVDDNASYGILSSTTAEQLSIDTSDKIIEIKYIVNENCPPMEIRNDMGVRVYMETKKDNKNLGSSGSLNLLEFPSSPAIEEYQSEIITESTQTYIEEGQVYQDKQTVAAAMKNYSVMHKFQFRVKRSSHRSYWLICVAESCKWHFKETSINDSAMFKIRSFSRQHTCCLMDETFIQQKRTAAVLGSMVVPKYCDPKTIYTPKDIQTDMLSEHGLNLSYMQAWRAKEKALQFLRGNPCDSYNKLPKYFYILEKNYPCSVVKLKKAADDCFLYAFVALCTSINGWQHCRPVVVVDGTFLKSAYMGIMLTASTMDAAGTIFPLAYAVVDSENDASWKWFFEQFKEAYGERPSMYVVSNRHESILNATSVVYPGMAHYSCMWHIWTNIRSKFKKGHLQLHELYFATARSYTLDEFNERMLKIEEVDLCVKSYLYDIGYHRWSRVHATVNRTFTMTSNIAESLNAVTKDARELPIFDIFEYMRTLLERWTKEKLSKAKGTFTYLGHKYNKELEDNSTLSQKLRVRASTDTYYVRWCEAVHCVSRKQEM